Proteins encoded by one window of Streptacidiphilus sp. PB12-B1b:
- a CDS encoding DUF2306 domain-containing protein encodes MTPPTTTATGASAATDTAPRTGRRRTAWISMTALALLTAGVSSRYFLDDPGLFLAQQRAVYVADLAPLLFHISGGVVALAVGPWQFVPRLRREHPAVHRVIGRVYVLGALAAGVGGLLMVPKGLYWPVAPLGFAGLAMALLAATTMAFRAIRRRAFTEHEVWMTRSYALIFAAVTFRLWLAVLPNLGVSFEQAYRSGAWASWPINLLIAQWLISRLRTSRHAARG; translated from the coding sequence ATGACGCCTCCCACCACCACCGCTACCGGCGCGAGTGCCGCCACCGATACCGCCCCCAGGACCGGCCGGCGCCGGACCGCCTGGATATCCATGACCGCACTGGCCCTGCTGACGGCCGGGGTCTCCTCCCGCTACTTCCTGGACGACCCGGGGCTCTTCCTCGCGCAGCAGCGCGCCGTCTATGTGGCCGACCTCGCTCCGCTGCTCTTCCACATCAGCGGCGGCGTCGTGGCCCTGGCCGTGGGCCCGTGGCAGTTCGTGCCCCGGCTCAGGCGAGAGCACCCGGCGGTGCATCGGGTGATCGGGCGGGTATACGTGCTGGGCGCGCTGGCGGCTGGGGTCGGCGGGCTGCTGATGGTCCCAAAGGGGCTCTACTGGCCGGTGGCGCCACTCGGTTTCGCCGGGCTCGCCATGGCACTCCTGGCAGCGACGACGATGGCGTTCCGGGCGATCCGCCGGCGCGCTTTCACCGAGCACGAGGTGTGGATGACCCGGTCCTACGCCCTGATCTTCGCCGCGGTCACCTTCCGGCTCTGGCTGGCTGTGCTGCCCAACCTGGGGGTCTCCTTCGAGCAGGCCTACCGCAGCGGCGCCTGGGCCTCCTGGCCGATCAACCTCCTGATCGCCCAGTGGCTGATCTCCCGGCTGCGGACAAGCCGCCACGCAGCCCGCGGCTGA
- a CDS encoding SDR family oxidoreductase, whose protein sequence is MSGIEGKVVAITGASSGIGAATARLLAREGAKLVLGARREERLADLAGELGDKRDEVAFRAVDVRRREDLVALVALARERFGRLDVLVGNAGVGPVSPLDELRLDDWDAMIDINVKGILHGIAAALPVFRAQGHGQFIHTLSTAAYKTVPGQAVYSASKAAARTLTEGLRQEAGPSIRVSMVSPGFVATDFIESVPDPDLRARMNESKNAMAIAPEAVARGIQFAIEQPADVDVNEIIIRPTAQA, encoded by the coding sequence ATGTCCGGCATCGAGGGCAAAGTCGTGGCGATCACCGGAGCGAGCAGTGGGATCGGCGCCGCCACCGCCCGTCTGCTGGCGCGTGAGGGCGCCAAGCTCGTCCTGGGAGCGCGCCGCGAGGAGCGGCTCGCTGACCTGGCCGGTGAACTCGGTGACAAGCGTGACGAGGTGGCATTCAGGGCGGTCGACGTCCGCCGCCGCGAGGATCTGGTCGCCTTGGTGGCACTGGCCCGGGAGAGGTTCGGCCGGCTGGACGTCCTGGTGGGCAACGCCGGCGTCGGGCCCGTATCGCCGCTGGACGAGCTGCGGCTGGACGACTGGGACGCGATGATCGACATCAACGTGAAGGGAATCCTGCACGGGATCGCCGCGGCCCTTCCCGTCTTCCGCGCCCAAGGCCACGGCCAGTTCATCCACACTCTGTCAACCGCCGCCTACAAGACGGTCCCCGGGCAGGCGGTCTACTCTGCCTCGAAGGCCGCCGCCCGCACCCTTACCGAAGGCCTGCGACAGGAAGCCGGCCCCTCGATCCGCGTCTCGATGGTCTCACCGGGCTTCGTGGCAACCGACTTCATCGAATCCGTCCCCGACCCGGACCTGCGCGCGCGGATGAACGAGTCGAAGAACGCGATGGCCATCGCCCCCGAGGCAGTTGCCCGCGGGATCCAGTTCGCGATCGAGCAGCCCGCCGACGTCGACGTCAACGAGATCATCATCCGACCCACAGCCCAAGCCTGA
- a CDS encoding IS5 family transposase (programmed frameshift): MGRGDLTDAEWERLRPFLPVSNRRCGRWRDHQQVIDGIPHRVRTGVHWRDLPERFGPWKTVYERHRLWSADGTWARLLQQVQAEADAVGDIDWDVSVDSTVVRAHQHAAGARTDRPPGPGLKGGRGRGTPGRDAVAEPRRPPGGGGAGGEGLCRSRGGFTTKVRLSAGGRCRPLSLVLTPGQRADCTQFERVLEKIRVPRTGPGRPRTTPDSLAADKAYSYGPCREYLRRRGIPHAIPQKTDSRAARLRKGSHGGRPPGFNEERYRKRNTIERAINKLKHARAVATRYDKRGYVYLGTVTAAALLIWLRT; the protein is encoded by the exons ATGGGGCGGGGAGACCTGACGGATGCCGAGTGGGAACGGCTGCGGCCGTTCCTGCCGGTCAGCAACAGGCGTTGTGGCCGGTGGCGGGACCACCAGCAGGTGATCGACGGGATTCCGCACCGGGTGCGGACCGGAGTGCACTGGCGTGACCTGCCCGAGCGCTTCGGGCCGTGGAAGACGGTCTACGAACGCCATCGGCTGTGGTCGGCCGACGGAACCTGGGCACGGCTGCTCCAGCAGGTGCAGGCCGAAGCGGACGCGGTCGGCGACATCGACTGGGACGTCTCGGTCGACTCGACCGTCGTGCGGGCCCACCAGCACGCGGCCGGCGCCCGCACCGACCGGCCACCGG GCCCTGGCCTCAAAGGGGGCCGGGGCAGGGGAACACCAGGACGAGACGCCGTGGCAGAGCCTCGTCGCCCGCCTGGTGGAGGTGGTGCTGGCGGCGAGGGCCTGTGCCGCTCGCGCGGCGGGTTCACCACCAAGGTCCGCCTGAGTGCGGGCGGCCGCTGCCGCCCGCTGTCCCTGGTCCTCACGCCGGGACAGCGGGCGGACTGCACGCAGTTCGAACGCGTGCTGGAGAAGATCCGCGTCCCGCGGACCGGTCCGGGCAGGCCCCGCACGACACCCGACAGCCTGGCCGCAGACAAGGCCTACAGCTACGGCCCGTGCCGCGAGTACCTGCGCAGGCGCGGCATTCCGCACGCGATCCCGCAGAAGACGGACAGTCGTGCCGCCCGCCTGCGCAAGGGCTCGCACGGCGGGCGACCACCGGGCTTCAACGAGGAGCGGTACAGGAAACGCAACACCATCGAACGGGCCATCAACAAGCTGAAGCACGCCCGAGCGGTGGCCACGCGCTACGACAAACGCGGCTACGTCTACCTCGGCACGGTCACCGCAGCCGCCCTCCTCATCTGGCTCCGCACGTGA
- a CDS encoding cytochrome d ubiquinol oxidase subunit II produces MTADIVAWILLVAVAAYACGGGVDYGAGFWDLFAGGAERGKRPRWLIDHAMEPVWEVNNVWLIFILVLMWTGFPVFFETVFSAMWLPLALAAVGLVLRGAGFALRKPTRRMAQRRIYGAVFAVSSLLTPFFLGAAVGGVASGRVALDTTASADAWANTTSVISGLLTVAATAFLGAVYLTADAHRFAARDLVGYFRLRVWGSLVGTVVLALIGLAVTHKHTSYVYHGLTHGTGLVLLLVAAVVALVTAWLVAGRHTGWARFTSVGSVALVIAAWGTAQRPYLVPTSLTVQQAAGAARPLQWLLIVTIVAVVLIGPALVVLYRLDTSGKLVPLTDADVEGDPNHPGTSQP; encoded by the coding sequence ATGACCGCCGATATCGTTGCCTGGATCCTGCTGGTCGCGGTAGCCGCATACGCCTGCGGCGGAGGCGTCGACTACGGCGCCGGCTTCTGGGACCTGTTCGCCGGCGGCGCCGAGCGGGGCAAGCGTCCGCGCTGGCTGATCGACCACGCCATGGAGCCGGTCTGGGAGGTCAACAACGTCTGGTTGATCTTCATCCTGGTGTTGATGTGGACGGGATTCCCCGTCTTCTTCGAGACGGTCTTCAGCGCGATGTGGCTGCCGCTGGCCCTCGCCGCCGTCGGCCTGGTCCTGCGCGGCGCCGGTTTCGCGCTGCGCAAACCCACCCGGCGGATGGCCCAACGCCGCATCTACGGAGCCGTCTTCGCCGTCTCCTCGCTGCTCACCCCCTTCTTTCTGGGAGCCGCGGTCGGCGGCGTGGCCTCCGGACGGGTTGCCCTGGACACCACCGCCTCGGCCGACGCCTGGGCCAACACCACCTCGGTCATCAGCGGGCTGCTCACTGTGGCCGCCACGGCCTTCCTGGGGGCGGTGTACCTCACCGCGGATGCGCACCGCTTCGCGGCAAGGGACCTGGTCGGCTACTTCCGGCTGCGGGTCTGGGGCAGCCTTGTCGGCACCGTCGTCCTGGCCCTCATCGGCCTCGCGGTGACCCACAAGCACACCTCTTACGTCTACCACGGCCTCACCCACGGAACCGGGCTCGTCCTGCTGCTGGTCGCAGCCGTCGTCGCCCTGGTCACGGCCTGGCTGGTGGCCGGCCGACACACCGGATGGGCGCGGTTCACCTCCGTCGGTTCGGTGGCGCTGGTGATCGCCGCCTGGGGCACCGCACAACGCCCCTACCTGGTGCCCACCTCCCTGACCGTGCAGCAGGCGGCGGGAGCGGCCAGGCCGCTGCAATGGCTGCTGATCGTGACGATCGTCGCCGTGGTCCTGATCGGACCGGCGCTCGTGGTCCTGTACCGCCTCGACACCAGCGGCAAGCTCGTACCGCTGACCGACGCGGACGTCGAGGGCGACCCGAACCACCCCGGCACCTCACAGCCCTGA
- a CDS encoding DUF2252 domain-containing protein gives MTAKKKGVTGGKPGAGASTRGAAPAEPMSRADRVALGKEARGAAPLEAHGEFRPVGSRDPVGLLLGQAASRVSELVPVRHGRMLVSPFTYYRGAALPIAADLAATPTSGLRVQLCGDAHLSNFGAFASPERRLVFDVNDFDETLPGPFEWDVKRLAASLAVAGRDNDFSGKTRRKIVLAAAEGYRKAMRRFAKQSFLDVWYAHLDIEEAIRQFRSQLKAKRFKAAEELLAKAHTRDSTQVLGKLTTMVDGRRQIVSDPPTIVPVEEVFGDVQAEAIYELIRTVLGKYRRTLQSDRRHLLDQFTLVQMARKVVGVGSVGTRAWIALMDAGDGVEPLFLQAKEAQPSVLVEYAGRSQYSNQGERVVAGQHLMQAQSDIFLGWTRVTGPDGKDRDFYVRQLRDWKFSAPIEMMLPSGMAVYAWLCGWTLARAHARSGDRVALAAYLGGSDRFDQAIADFAETYADQNEDDFAALQTAVKEGRAEATSGI, from the coding sequence ATGACGGCGAAGAAAAAGGGCGTGACAGGCGGGAAGCCTGGTGCGGGGGCATCCACCCGGGGCGCAGCGCCGGCAGAGCCTATGAGCCGGGCGGACCGGGTGGCGCTGGGGAAGGAAGCCCGCGGGGCGGCGCCGCTGGAGGCGCACGGAGAGTTCCGGCCGGTCGGATCGCGCGATCCGGTCGGGCTTCTGTTGGGTCAGGCGGCGTCGCGGGTGTCGGAACTCGTGCCGGTACGGCATGGGCGCATGCTGGTATCGCCCTTCACGTACTACCGGGGGGCCGCACTGCCGATAGCGGCGGATCTGGCTGCCACGCCCACCTCAGGGCTGCGGGTCCAGCTGTGCGGAGACGCGCATCTGTCCAATTTCGGCGCGTTCGCCTCGCCGGAGCGGCGACTGGTGTTCGACGTCAACGACTTCGACGAGACTCTGCCCGGGCCGTTCGAGTGGGATGTCAAGCGGCTGGCCGCGAGCCTGGCCGTGGCGGGGCGCGACAACGACTTCTCCGGCAAGACCCGCCGCAAGATCGTCCTGGCTGCGGCCGAGGGTTATCGCAAGGCGATGCGCCGCTTCGCGAAGCAGTCCTTCCTGGACGTCTGGTATGCGCACCTGGACATCGAGGAGGCCATCAGGCAGTTCAGGTCCCAGTTGAAAGCGAAGAGGTTCAAGGCGGCCGAGGAACTGCTGGCCAAGGCCCATACCCGCGACAGCACGCAGGTGCTGGGCAAGCTCACCACCATGGTCGACGGTCGTCGGCAGATCGTCAGCGACCCCCCGACGATCGTCCCCGTCGAAGAGGTTTTCGGTGATGTGCAGGCCGAGGCAATCTACGAGCTGATCCGCACCGTGCTGGGCAAATACCGGCGCACGCTGCAGTCCGACCGGCGACACCTGCTCGATCAGTTCACGCTGGTCCAGATGGCCCGCAAGGTCGTCGGGGTGGGCAGCGTCGGTACCCGAGCCTGGATCGCGCTGATGGACGCCGGGGACGGCGTCGAACCGCTGTTCCTGCAAGCCAAGGAGGCCCAGCCCTCCGTCCTGGTGGAGTATGCCGGGCGCAGCCAGTACAGCAACCAGGGCGAGCGCGTCGTCGCCGGGCAGCACCTCATGCAGGCCCAAAGCGACATCTTCCTCGGCTGGACCCGCGTCACCGGGCCGGACGGGAAGGACCGGGACTTCTACGTGCGCCAGTTGCGCGACTGGAAATTCTCCGCACCGATCGAGATGATGCTCCCATCGGGCATGGCGGTGTACGCCTGGCTGTGTGGTTGGACCCTTGCCCGAGCGCACGCCCGCTCCGGTGACCGGGTCGCCTTGGCCGCCTACCTCGGCGGCTCCGACCGGTTCGACCAAGCCATCGCGGACTTCGCCGAAACCTACGCCGACCAGAACGAAGACGACTTCGCTGCCCTGCAGACTGCCGTGAAAGAGGGCAGAGCCGAAGCCACCAGCGGGATCTGA
- a CDS encoding DUF1269 domain-containing protein, with product MSTTAWRFSGTEGADDAVLQVKQLGDQQVIDVRDVAVIRWPQYAAGPQVQEHVTDEGGKASAFAKKLSKAGIDSAMIESVKGDMTPGTSALVLLSTDAVIDSVTKAFQGHAMELMRSDLSVQQEDQLRAAFGAKP from the coding sequence GTGTCAACAACGGCATGGCGGTTCAGTGGTACCGAAGGAGCCGACGACGCAGTCCTGCAGGTCAAACAGTTGGGTGACCAGCAGGTCATCGATGTGCGCGATGTCGCAGTGATCCGTTGGCCGCAGTACGCAGCGGGGCCCCAGGTACAGGAACACGTGACCGACGAGGGCGGCAAAGCCTCCGCGTTCGCCAAGAAGCTGAGCAAGGCCGGCATCGACAGCGCGATGATCGAGTCTGTGAAGGGTGACATGACGCCGGGCACCTCGGCGCTCGTGCTCCTGAGCACCGACGCCGTGATCGACTCCGTCACAAAGGCGTTCCAAGGACACGCCATGGAGTTGATGCGCTCTGACCTTTCGGTGCAGCAGGAGGATCAGCTGAGGGCTGCCTTTGGCGCAAAGCCATGA
- a CDS encoding TetR/AcrR family transcriptional regulator codes for MAQPRQRATRSDAEDNRARIIEIARTAFADSPEASLQSIRKTSGVGQGTMYRHFPSRESLLLAVYRQDVEALIDAAPRLLDQHEPLDALRLWFGQLAAYGRIKHGASLAVEAATRADLGNQYYAPVITALGHLLSAGKAAKQVRPDADPDEVLLLVSFLWKTDGGPHWQERTGHMIAIVIDGLRAGTPGLVRSITCGAR; via the coding sequence GTGGCGCAGCCCCGTCAGCGCGCGACGCGCTCGGACGCCGAGGACAACCGTGCGCGCATCATCGAGATCGCTCGCACTGCCTTTGCCGACAGTCCCGAGGCGTCGTTGCAGTCGATCCGGAAGACGTCCGGGGTCGGACAGGGAACCATGTATCGGCATTTCCCCAGCCGGGAGAGTTTGCTCCTCGCCGTCTACCGGCAGGACGTCGAGGCACTCATCGACGCCGCGCCCCGGCTGCTCGACCAGCACGAGCCCCTGGACGCGCTCCGCCTGTGGTTCGGCCAGCTCGCCGCATACGGCCGGATCAAGCACGGAGCTTCCCTGGCCGTCGAAGCCGCCACCCGCGCGGACCTCGGAAACCAGTACTACGCGCCGGTCATCACCGCGCTGGGCCATTTGCTCAGCGCCGGCAAGGCCGCCAAGCAGGTGCGGCCCGACGCCGACCCGGACGAGGTGCTGCTGCTCGTGTCGTTCCTGTGGAAAACCGACGGCGGGCCCCACTGGCAAGAACGCACCGGCCACATGATCGCCATCGTCATCGACGGGCTGCGCGCCGGAACGCCTGGACTTGTCCGGTCGATCACGTGCGGAGCCAGATGA
- a CDS encoding putative Ig domain-containing protein — protein MTAHAASNYSLVVLPDQGESAIYNFVNSATKSIDITIYELRDATLENDLVAKEKAGVAVRVILDGKQTSVNDAAYTTLTNGGVGVTWSSAAFVYTHQKTITVDGTESYISTGNFDTTYYATSRDYGVFDETASDVSAIEAVFNADYAKTSITPSDGADLVWSPTDSQTQILGLINGAQHSLDVEEEEFGDTTLVNAIVADEQRGVKVRVVAENESNTYTTELNQVTAAGGQVTTYTSSTGYYIHAKAIIADYGTSTAKAFAGSENFSSNSLNSNRELGLIVSDSGVVSGLEQAFNSDMGSSSSGSVTVTNPGNQTGTVGTAASLQISASDTATGTLGYSATGLPAGLSINSSTGLISGTPTAAGTSSVTVTATDSTGPAGQTSFTWTVTAQGANTVTVTNPGNQTGTVGTAASLQISASDSASGQTLAYSASGLPAGLSINSSTGLVSGTPTTSGTSNVTVTATDTAGASGSQSFTWTVNPSSGGGCTAQQFLGNPGFETGSASPWTASSGVISDSASEPAHSGSWDAWLDGYGKTTTDTLAQSVSVPAGCTTATFSFWLHIDSAETSKTTAYDTLKVQVLNSSGTVLGTLATYSNLNAASGYQQHTFSLASHIGQTVTLKFTGAEDSEYQTSFVVDDTALNVS, from the coding sequence GTGACCGCACACGCCGCCAGTAACTACTCGCTAGTGGTTCTGCCCGACCAGGGCGAGAGCGCAATCTACAACTTCGTCAACTCGGCCACGAAGTCGATCGACATCACGATCTACGAGCTGCGCGACGCCACGCTCGAGAACGACCTGGTCGCCAAGGAGAAGGCGGGCGTCGCCGTCCGGGTGATCCTCGACGGCAAGCAGACCTCGGTCAACGACGCCGCGTACACCACCCTCACCAATGGTGGTGTCGGTGTGACGTGGTCCTCGGCGGCGTTCGTCTACACGCACCAGAAGACGATCACTGTGGACGGTACTGAGTCCTACATCTCCACCGGCAACTTCGACACGACCTACTACGCGACCTCACGCGACTACGGCGTCTTCGACGAGACGGCGTCGGACGTCAGCGCGATCGAGGCGGTGTTCAACGCCGACTACGCCAAGACCTCCATAACACCGTCCGACGGCGCCGACCTGGTCTGGTCGCCCACCGACTCGCAGACCCAGATCCTCGGCCTGATCAACGGGGCCCAGCACAGCCTGGACGTCGAGGAGGAGGAGTTCGGCGACACCACGCTGGTCAACGCGATCGTCGCCGACGAGCAGCGCGGCGTGAAGGTGCGCGTCGTCGCTGAGAACGAGAGCAACACCTACACCACCGAGCTGAACCAGGTGACTGCGGCCGGCGGCCAGGTCACCACCTACACCAGCTCGACCGGCTACTACATCCACGCCAAGGCCATCATCGCCGACTACGGCACCTCCACCGCCAAGGCGTTCGCGGGCTCGGAGAACTTCTCCTCCAACTCGCTGAACAGCAACCGCGAGCTGGGCCTGATCGTCAGCGACTCCGGCGTGGTCAGCGGCCTGGAGCAGGCGTTCAACAGCGACATGGGCAGCTCGTCCAGCGGCAGCGTCACGGTGACCAACCCCGGCAACCAGACCGGCACCGTCGGCACCGCGGCCAGCCTGCAGATCAGTGCGAGCGACACCGCGACCGGCACGCTGGGCTACTCGGCCACCGGACTGCCGGCCGGCCTGTCGATCAACTCCTCGACCGGCCTGATCTCCGGTACCCCCACTGCGGCCGGGACCTCCAGCGTGACGGTGACCGCCACCGACTCCACCGGCCCTGCCGGCCAGACCTCCTTCACCTGGACGGTCACCGCGCAGGGTGCGAACACAGTGACGGTGACCAACCCCGGCAACCAGACCGGCACCGTCGGCACCGCCGCTTCGCTGCAGATCAGCGCCTCTGACTCGGCGAGCGGCCAGACCCTCGCCTACTCCGCGAGCGGTCTCCCCGCGGGTCTGTCGATCAACTCCTCGACGGGTCTGGTCTCCGGCACGCCCACGACGTCCGGCACCTCCAACGTGACGGTCACCGCGACCGACACCGCCGGCGCGTCCGGCTCGCAGTCCTTCACCTGGACCGTCAACCCCAGCAGCGGTGGCGGCTGCACCGCGCAGCAGTTCCTCGGCAACCCCGGCTTCGAGACCGGCTCGGCCTCGCCGTGGACCGCCTCCTCCGGTGTGATCAGCGACAGCGCCTCCGAGCCGGCGCACTCCGGCAGTTGGGACGCGTGGCTGGACGGCTACGGCAAGACCACCACGGACACCCTCGCCCAGTCCGTGTCCGTCCCGGCCGGGTGCACCACGGCGACGTTCTCGTTCTGGCTGCACATCGACAGCGCCGAGACCAGCAAGACCACGGCCTACGACACCCTGAAGGTCCAGGTCCTGAACAGCTCCGGCACGGTCCTCGGCACGCTGGCGACCTATTCCAACCTCAACGCGGCGAGCGGCTACCAGCAGCACACCTTCAGCCTGGCGAGCCACATCGGCCAGACCGTGACGCTGAAGTTCACCGGCGCGGAGGACTCCGAGTACCAGACCTCCTTCGTGGTCGACGACACGGCGCTGAACGTCTCCTGA
- a CDS encoding 50S ribosomal protein bL37, with translation MSKRARKKHDRRKKSGNHGCRPHA, from the coding sequence ATGTCCAAGCGCGCCCGGAAGAAGCACGACCGCCGCAAGAAAAGCGGTAACCACGGCTGTCGCCCCCATGCCTGA
- a CDS encoding SDR family NAD(P)-dependent oxidoreductase: MPIDDLRFTDRTTLVTGATEGIGHQTALRLALGGARVIVHGPTEDSAAMAVEHLVAAGAPARGLEIAAADFAQLEQVGRLAAHLADRHQRLDLLVLNAGIAGPERRTLTDEGNELCFQVNYLAPYLLTRLLERPLARGTDSRIVALSSSLHRTANIDWTDLTRAKRYSRISAYGQSKLALTTFVTAVAHWLPENHTAISVHPGVAETAVRPLYGTSGRPAAEVAETVLTLCSPATEVVNGGYYDQLTPTTPGTQVTEKRSVDRLLKLSERLTQLVPQSV; encoded by the coding sequence GTGCCCATCGACGACCTGCGCTTCACCGACCGCACGACCCTTGTCACCGGTGCCACCGAGGGAATCGGCCACCAGACCGCGCTGCGCCTGGCCCTGGGCGGCGCCCGGGTCATCGTGCACGGCCCCACTGAGGACAGTGCCGCCATGGCCGTCGAGCACCTGGTCGCCGCCGGTGCTCCGGCCAGGGGCCTGGAGATCGCCGCGGCTGACTTCGCCCAGCTGGAGCAGGTCGGCCGATTGGCCGCGCACCTGGCCGACCGGCACCAGCGGCTGGATCTGCTGGTGCTCAACGCCGGCATTGCCGGACCCGAGCGCCGCACCCTCACCGATGAGGGCAACGAACTGTGCTTCCAGGTCAACTACCTGGCACCGTACCTGCTCACCCGTCTTCTGGAGCGTCCGCTGGCGCGCGGCACGGACAGCCGCATCGTCGCCCTGAGCTCCAGCCTGCACCGCACCGCCAACATCGACTGGACCGACCTCACCCGCGCCAAGCGGTACTCCCGCATCTCCGCCTACGGGCAGTCCAAGCTGGCACTGACCACCTTCGTCACCGCAGTCGCCCACTGGCTCCCCGAGAACCACACCGCGATCAGCGTCCACCCGGGCGTCGCCGAGACCGCCGTCCGGCCGCTGTACGGAACCTCGGGACGCCCGGCCGCCGAGGTCGCCGAGACCGTCCTGACGCTGTGCTCACCCGCGACCGAGGTGGTCAACGGCGGCTACTACGACCAGCTGACCCCCACCACCCCCGGTACCCAGGTCACTGAGAAGCGCTCGGTCGACCGCCTGCTCAAGCTCAGCGAACGACTCACCCAGCTTGTGCCGCAATCGGTCTGA
- a CDS encoding response regulator transcription factor has product MRVVIADDDALLRAGVALVLGSEDGIEVVGEAADGLRAVELCRSAAPDVILMDVRMPGIDGVEATRRIVTSGLPTRVLVLTTFHHDDYVWGALRAGAAGFLLKRASPERLIDAVQTLAGGESVLDPAVTRDLVGQLVTDGPARASSGPRDPRLAQLTAREREVLRQAAEGHSNAQIAELFLIAESTVKTHMKRILAKVDARDRAQAVAIAYRGGLMNAAGEDPR; this is encoded by the coding sequence ATCAGGGTCGTGATCGCCGATGACGACGCCCTGTTGCGCGCCGGGGTCGCCCTGGTTCTCGGCAGCGAGGACGGCATCGAGGTGGTCGGCGAGGCCGCCGACGGGCTGCGCGCAGTCGAGCTGTGCCGGTCCGCCGCGCCGGACGTGATATTGATGGACGTACGGATGCCCGGCATCGACGGCGTCGAGGCGACCCGCCGGATCGTGACTTCGGGACTGCCCACCCGGGTGCTGGTGCTGACCACCTTCCACCACGACGACTACGTGTGGGGCGCGCTGCGGGCCGGCGCCGCCGGCTTCCTGCTCAAGCGGGCCTCCCCGGAGCGGCTGATCGACGCCGTACAGACCCTGGCCGGCGGGGAGTCGGTGCTGGACCCGGCGGTCACCCGCGACCTGGTCGGCCAGTTGGTCACCGACGGTCCGGCACGGGCGAGTTCCGGGCCGCGCGATCCCCGGCTGGCCCAGCTGACCGCACGCGAGCGGGAGGTGCTGCGACAGGCGGCCGAAGGCCACTCGAACGCGCAGATCGCCGAGCTGTTCCTGATCGCCGAATCCACCGTGAAGACCCATATGAAGCGGATCCTGGCGAAAGTCGACGCGCGCGACCGGGCCCAGGCGGTCGCGATCGCCTACCGGGGCGGGCTGATGAACGCCGCCGGCGAGGACCCACGCTGA
- a CDS encoding sensor histidine kinase, translating into MRQPSWTSTRAAARRRTRPNAAVLDFALAAAFLLAMLAERFGAATRIGERMPAAIALSVLIAGALAARRAAPLATYLVGSAALSAEALFILPSAVSPYANLIGLYSLGLWGTRTRARLGPAIVLPGMIAYFSGTAHTYAMVPAAVLFVWLLAWALGYGGARRREAWEASRRVVRDQVVAEERVRIARELHDLVGHTLNLMLVQAGAARRLLDRDPEQTRGLLGTMEHTGREALEELDRVLHLLRRDEPELRPGLARLDSLTWRMEQAGIRVTARVDPAAYELPRSLDLSAYRIVQEALTNTVKHGRATRAEVSVRRDGNALDVEVRDDGVGVDGGYVPGRGLAGIAERVREFGGSVEHGGGERGGFRLHAVLLIP; encoded by the coding sequence ATGAGACAGCCGAGCTGGACCAGTACCCGCGCCGCGGCCCGACGCCGAACGCGGCCGAACGCGGCGGTGCTCGACTTCGCCCTGGCCGCCGCGTTCCTGCTCGCGATGCTGGCCGAACGCTTCGGCGCGGCGACGCGGATCGGCGAGCGGATGCCCGCGGCGATCGCGTTGAGCGTGCTCATCGCCGGCGCCCTCGCCGCCCGTCGCGCGGCGCCGCTCGCCACGTACCTGGTCGGCTCTGCCGCCCTGTCCGCCGAGGCCCTGTTCATCCTGCCCAGCGCGGTTTCGCCGTACGCCAACCTGATCGGCCTCTACTCGCTCGGCTTGTGGGGCACCCGTACCCGGGCCAGGCTGGGGCCGGCCATCGTGCTGCCCGGCATGATCGCCTACTTCTCCGGAACCGCCCACACCTATGCGATGGTCCCAGCCGCAGTGCTCTTCGTCTGGCTGCTGGCCTGGGCGCTCGGCTACGGCGGGGCCCGGCGCCGGGAGGCGTGGGAGGCGTCGCGGCGGGTGGTGCGCGACCAGGTCGTCGCCGAGGAACGGGTGCGGATCGCCCGGGAACTGCATGATCTGGTCGGGCACACGCTCAACCTGATGCTGGTACAGGCCGGCGCCGCCCGTCGGCTGCTGGACCGGGACCCGGAGCAGACGCGCGGATTGCTGGGCACCATGGAGCACACCGGCCGGGAGGCGCTGGAGGAATTGGACCGGGTGCTGCACCTGCTGCGCCGGGACGAGCCCGAGCTCCGGCCGGGGCTCGCCCGGCTGGACTCGCTGACGTGGCGGATGGAGCAGGCCGGGATCCGGGTGACCGCCCGGGTCGACCCGGCCGCGTACGAGCTGCCGCGTTCGCTCGATCTCTCGGCCTACCGGATCGTCCAGGAGGCCCTGACCAACACGGTCAAGCACGGGCGGGCCACCCGCGCCGAGGTCTCGGTCCGCCGGGACGGGAACGCGCTCGACGTGGAAGTCCGCGACGACGGCGTGGGCGTGGACGGGGGGTACGTGCCCGGCCGGGGCCTGGCGGGCATAGCCGAACGGGTCCGCGAGTTCGGCGGTAGCGTGGAGCACGGAGGGGGTGAACGGGGCGGCTTCCGGCTCCACGCCGTGCTCCTGATCCCGTGA